Genomic DNA from Thermus amyloliquefaciens:
CCCAGCTTCTGCGCCTCCGGGCGGAAAAGGAGGGGGACCGGGTGGCCCTGAGGGAAAAGGACTATGGCATCTGGAACGAGATCACCTACGCCGAGTACTACGAAAAGGTCCTCCTCTTCGCCCACGGCCTCCTCTCCTTAGGGTTCCAGCCCGGGGAGCGTTTGGCCATCATCGCCGACAACATCCCCGAGTGGCTCTACGCCGAGCTCGGGGCCCAGGCGGTCAGGGGGATCAGCGTGGGGGTCTACCAAAGCAGCCTCCCCGCCGAGATCGCCTACATGCTGGCCTACACCGGGGCTAGCTTCGTGCTTGCCGAGGACCAGGAGCAGGTGGACAAGCTCTACGAGATCCGCAACGAGATCCCCCAGGTCCGCCACGTGATCTACGAGGACCCCAAGGGCATGCGGGGCTATCGGGACCCCTGGCTCCTTTCCTTTGAGGAGGTCCTGGAGCGGGGCCGGGAGCACCGGAGGAGGCATCCGGACGCCGTGGAGCGGCTTCTCCTCGAGGCCAGCCCCGAGGAGGTCTGCCACCTCTCCTCCACCTCGGGCACCACGGGCCGCCCCAAGGCGGCCATGCTCCGCCACCGCAACCTCATCCACATGGGGGTGGCCCTGCAGGAGGTGGACCCGCTATTGCCCACGGACGACTACCTTTCCTTCCTCCCCCTGGCCTGGATCGGGGAGCAGATGATGTCCGTGGCCATGGCCCTTACCGGGGGGTTTGCCGTGAACTTCCCCGAGGCGGTGGAAACCGCCATGCAGGACCTGAAGGAGATCGGCCCCCACGTGATGTTCAGCCCGCCCAGGGTCTGGGAGAGCCTCCAAAGCAGCATCTGGGTGCGCATGTCGGAGTCCTACCCTTTCAACCGCTTCGTGTACGAGAGGCTTCTCCGGATAGGCTACCGGGCGGCGGAGTACCGCATGCGGGGGAGGCCCATGCCCTTGGGGCTTTGCCTTTCCTACTGGCTTGCGGACCAGGTGCTCTTCAAGCCCCTTAGGGACCAGCTGGGCTTTTTGCGTCTCCGTCGGGCCTATACCGGGGGCGCCGCCTTGGGGCCCGACGTCTTTCGCTTCTTCCACGCCATCGGGGTGAACCTGAAGCAGATCTACGGCCAGACCGAGATCAGCGGCATCGCCTTCGTCCACCGGGATGGGGACGTGCGCCACGACACCGTGGGCCTCCCCATTCCCGGAACCGAGGTGCGCATCAGCGAGGAGGGGGAGATCCTCTGCCGCTCCGATGCGGTCTGCGCCGGGTACTGGGAGCGCCCCGAGGCCACGGCGGAGGCTTTCCGCGACGGCTGGCTTCACACCGGGGATGCCGGCTACCTCACGGAGGACGGGCACCTGGTGGTGATCGACCGGCTTTCCGACGTGATGCGCACGGAGAAGGGCACGGTTTTCAGCCCCCAGTTCGTGGAGAACAAGCTGAAGTTCTCCCCCTACATCAAGGAGGCGGTGGTCTTCGGGGACCGCAAGCCGTACCTGGCGGCCTTCATCAACATCGACCCCCAGACGGTGGGCAAGTGGGCGGAGGACCAGGGGCTCGCGTATACCACCTACCTGGACCTTTCCCTGAAGCCTGAGGTGGCCGAGCTCATCCGCAAGGAGGTGGAGAAGGTGAACCGCGAGCTGCCCGAGGACCTCAGGATCCGGCGCTTTGTCCTCCTCTACAAGCTCCTGGACGCCGACGACGAGGAGCTCACCCGCACGGGCAAGGTGCGCCGGGGCCTCGTGGCCAAGAGGTACGCACCCTTGGTGGAGGCCCTGTATGCCCCGGTGGAAGGCGTGGAGGTGGAGGCTGAGTACCGTTACCAGGATGGAAGCGTTCAGCGGGTGCGGGCCCGGGTGCCGGTTTTGGACCTGCGGGAGGAGGTGGTGGCGTGAGTTTCTTCTTGCAGCTCCTTTTCTCCGGGATTGTCCTGGGCTTGGTCTACGCCCTGGCGGCCTTGGGCTTCGTCCTCATCTACAAGGCCAGCCGGGTGGTGAACTTCGCCCAAGGGCAGTTCATCGCCATAGGGGCCTTTCTGGCCTACTGGGCCATGGTGTCCTTGGGGGCGCCCTTCCTCCTTGCCGCAGCCTTGGCCTTGGCCCTGACCGCCCTGCTGGGTTTTGGGGTGGAGCGGGTCTTTCTCAAGCGCATGGTGGGTCAGCCCATCATCTCGGTCATCATGGCCACCATCGGCCTGGCCTCCTTGTTGGATGGCCTCATCCACCTCACCCCCTATGGGGCGGGGAACTTTAGCTACCCCAGCTTCCTTCCCGCAGGGGGGGTGGCCCTTCTTGGGGTGCAGATCTCCTATGCCCAGCTTTTGGCCGTGGCCTTTACCCTGGTGTTTCTCCTGGCCTTCACCTGGTTTTTCCAGCGTTCCACCCTGGGTGTGGCCATGCGGAGCGTGGCCGACGACCAGATGGCGGCCATGAGCCTGGGCGTTTCCGTGGAGAGGGTGTTCGCCCTGGCCTGGGCGGCGGCGGGGCTCACGGCGGCGGCCGCGGGGATGGTGGTGGGCACCATCTCCGGCCTCAACCTGGACGGCCTGGTGCACATCGGCTTGCGGGTTTTCCCCGTGGTGATCCTGGGGGGATTGGATTCCATCCCGGGGGCGGTGGTGGCGGGCATCCTCATCGGGGTTTTGGAGAACCTGGCGGCGGGGTTCCTGGACCCCCTCATCCCCGGCGGGGGCACCCGGGATGTCTTCCCCTTCCTGGTGCTCCTTCTGGTCCTTTGGTTCAAGCCCCATGGCCTTTTTGGCACGGAGGAGATTGAGCGCGTATGAGAAACCCTTGGGCCCAGACCGGAAACTACCGCACCTCTTACCGGCAGGACACCAGCATCTTCGCCACCCACCGGGAGCTGGTTTCCCTCCTCCTTTTCCTAGGCGTGCTCTTGGTGTTGCCGCAGTTCCTCTCCCGCACCCAGGTCTTCATCCTGGACCTGATCCTGGTTTACAGCGTGGCGGTTTTGGGCCTTAACATCACCACCGGCTACGCGGGCCTCATCAACATCGGCCAGGCGGCCTTCATGGGGGTGGGGGCGTACACCGCGGCCCTTTTGGCTCCCCAGGGGCTTCCCTTTTGGCTGGTGGTTCCCGTGGGCGGGTTGGTGGCGGCCTTCTTCGGTTTCCTGGTGGGGATTCCCAGTCTGCGGGTAAAACACCTGTACTTGGCCCTGGCCACCTTGGCCTTCCAGGTGGTGTTTGAGTGGGCCGTGGGCCACACGCCCCTTCTCAAACAGGGGGGGGCCATGGACATCCCCCGGGCGAGCCTTTTGGGCTACGAGGCGGGCTTTCGCAACCACTTCCACTTCTGGTACTACGCTTCCCTGACCGTTTTGGTCCTCCTTGCGGTCTTCTTCCGCAACCTCCTGCGCACCCGCTACGGCAGGGCCCTGGTGGCGGTGAGGGACAACGACCGGGCGGCGGACGCCATGGGCATGGACCCGGGGCGCACCAAGCTCTTCGCCTTTGCCCTGGGGGCCTTCTACGCGGGGGTGGCGGGGGTGCTTTACGCCTACCTTTCCCGGGCGGTGGTCATCGAGGACTACACCTTTGCGGTTTCCATCAAGCTTTTGGCCATGGCCATCGTGGGGGGGTTGGGTACCCTGGTGGGGAGTTTCCTGGGGCCGGCTTTTCTGGAGCTTCTGGACGTGAACATGGAGGCGCTTTCCAACCTCATCAAGGCCCTGGGGTTCAGCGTGGCGGGGGTGGATGTGGCCAGCGCCCTAAGGCCCTTGGCCTTTGGCCTGATCATTGTGCTTTTCCTTATGTTTGAACCCCGGGGGCTTTACAACTGGTGGCGCTTGGTGCGAAGCTACTTCCGCACCTGGCCCTTCAAGTACTAGGCAACCCCCCTTTTGGGGTTGGCAATGGGAGGTGAGGCAGATGCGAAAACTCTGGTTGGGTCTTGTGGCGATGGCAGGGCTGGCCTTGGGCCAGCAGCAGGTGTCCATCCTGTGGTCAGGGGCCATCACCGGTCCCACCTCGGATGCGGGGGCTCCTTACGGGGCGGCGGTGGAGGATTATTGCAAGTACGCCAACGAGAAGAAGCTGATCCCCGGGGTGGTCCTAAACTGCCTGGTGCGGGACGACCAGTACAACAACGCCAACACCCAGCGTTTCCTTGAGGAGGCCTTGGACCGCTTCAAGATCCCCGTGTTCCTCTCCTACGCCACCGGGGCCAACCTGCAGCTCAAGAGCCTCATCCAAGAGGTGAAGGTGGTGACCATCCCGGCCTCCATGCACGTGGAGCTCATCGACCCGCCCAACAACGATTACTTCTTCATCCCCACCTCCACCTACTCCGAGCAGGTGGTGGCCCTGCTGGAGTACATCGCCAAGCAGAAGAAGGGGGCCAAGGTGGCCTTGGTGGTGCATCCTTCCCCCTTCGGCCGGGCCCCGGTAGCCGATGCCCGGAAGGCGGCAGCCCAGCTAGGCCTCCAGATCGTGGATGTCCAGGAGGTGGGGGCAGGCAACCTGGATAACACCGCTCTTCTCAAGCGCCTGGAGGCGGCGGGGGTGGAGTACTTGGTCCACCAGAACGTGGCCGGTCCCGTGGCCAACATCCTAAAAGACGCCAAGCGCCTGGGGCT
This window encodes:
- a CDS encoding long-chain fatty acid--CoA ligase yields the protein MKALRPSHEMKRYTLPQLLRLRAEKEGDRVALREKDYGIWNEITYAEYYEKVLLFAHGLLSLGFQPGERLAIIADNIPEWLYAELGAQAVRGISVGVYQSSLPAEIAYMLAYTGASFVLAEDQEQVDKLYEIRNEIPQVRHVIYEDPKGMRGYRDPWLLSFEEVLERGREHRRRHPDAVERLLLEASPEEVCHLSSTSGTTGRPKAAMLRHRNLIHMGVALQEVDPLLPTDDYLSFLPLAWIGEQMMSVAMALTGGFAVNFPEAVETAMQDLKEIGPHVMFSPPRVWESLQSSIWVRMSESYPFNRFVYERLLRIGYRAAEYRMRGRPMPLGLCLSYWLADQVLFKPLRDQLGFLRLRRAYTGGAALGPDVFRFFHAIGVNLKQIYGQTEISGIAFVHRDGDVRHDTVGLPIPGTEVRISEEGEILCRSDAVCAGYWERPEATAEAFRDGWLHTGDAGYLTEDGHLVVIDRLSDVMRTEKGTVFSPQFVENKLKFSPYIKEAVVFGDRKPYLAAFINIDPQTVGKWAEDQGLAYTTYLDLSLKPEVAELIRKEVEKVNRELPEDLRIRRFVLLYKLLDADDEELTRTGKVRRGLVAKRYAPLVEALYAPVEGVEVEAEYRYQDGSVQRVRARVPVLDLREEVVA
- a CDS encoding branched-chain amino acid ABC transporter permease, whose amino-acid sequence is MSFFLQLLFSGIVLGLVYALAALGFVLIYKASRVVNFAQGQFIAIGAFLAYWAMVSLGAPFLLAAALALALTALLGFGVERVFLKRMVGQPIISVIMATIGLASLLDGLIHLTPYGAGNFSYPSFLPAGGVALLGVQISYAQLLAVAFTLVFLLAFTWFFQRSTLGVAMRSVADDQMAAMSLGVSVERVFALAWAAAGLTAAAAGMVVGTISGLNLDGLVHIGLRVFPVVILGGLDSIPGAVVAGILIGVLENLAAGFLDPLIPGGGTRDVFPFLVLLLVLWFKPHGLFGTEEIERV
- a CDS encoding branched-chain amino acid ABC transporter permease, yielding MRNPWAQTGNYRTSYRQDTSIFATHRELVSLLLFLGVLLVLPQFLSRTQVFILDLILVYSVAVLGLNITTGYAGLINIGQAAFMGVGAYTAALLAPQGLPFWLVVPVGGLVAAFFGFLVGIPSLRVKHLYLALATLAFQVVFEWAVGHTPLLKQGGAMDIPRASLLGYEAGFRNHFHFWYYASLTVLVLLAVFFRNLLRTRYGRALVAVRDNDRAADAMGMDPGRTKLFAFALGAFYAGVAGVLYAYLSRAVVIEDYTFAVSIKLLAMAIVGGLGTLVGSFLGPAFLELLDVNMEALSNLIKALGFSVAGVDVASALRPLAFGLIIVLFLMFEPRGLYNWWRLVRSYFRTWPFKY
- a CDS encoding ABC transporter substrate-binding protein; this encodes MRKLWLGLVAMAGLALGQQQVSILWSGAITGPTSDAGAPYGAAVEDYCKYANEKKLIPGVVLNCLVRDDQYNNANTQRFLEEALDRFKIPVFLSYATGANLQLKSLIQEVKVVTIPASMHVELIDPPNNDYFFIPTSTYSEQVVALLEYIAKQKKGAKVALVVHPSPFGRAPVADARKAAAQLGLQIVDVQEVGAGNLDNTALLKRLEAAGVEYLVHQNVAGPVANILKDAKRLGLDKKMKQLGAHYTGGPDLIKLAGDAAEGFLWATSFYMFHEDAPGIRLQKELGQKYGRPQAIVESVNYTNGMLATAIAVEAMRRAQERFKRITGETVYQALVGMNGPNAFKPGFAVSTKQGIEIDFTKSEHTGAEGLRILEAKGGRFVPVTEPFTSALFRKVHYGK